The DNA window GCATAAAATTTCCGATATTGGCTGCAAAGCGATAtgcttaatatcatttttaacTAAGATTGCTACACCTCCACTTTTGTAGTTACTGGATGGGTAGCAAAGTATGTGAGGTACCCCATTAATCTTCAAAACATTCGAgctaataattgtatttgcGCTAGTATTAATACGAGTCTCTATTATCATCATTATATCAATTTGTGGCGTTGGATAAACAGTTCTAATTCTAGTAACTTATTCCCCACCCCTGCAGCATTCCAGTAGGCAATCCTAAAGGGGCTGCCTACCTGATTGCCGCTATATGCATCTAAGTTGCTATTAGTGGTAGAAgttgtattcaaattattaGGGCTACTATTCagattattcattattattcgtGTCATTGGCTTCATACATAGTGTGGCTGCCTGCCATTTGACAATCGCTCAATAGGTCTATTTTCTACAATGGTACTATTCTGTATAGGCATGGGCATATGTAATGGTTGGGCATTTTTAAACGTATTGgcgacaaatttaaataatacatttagtAAATTATCAATCTTTTACCCATCTCCTCGACGATATTGGCGTTCCGCTCCAACGCTCTCATAAGCGGACAATCAATCTGCGGAgtttggtgttgctgctgttgttgtgattgctcGTTGTGTGTTGGCACCTGTACAATTCGCgtgggctgttgttgttgttgttgggtttgtTGACTTGGGAAGCGCTGCTGTTGGTTTTGGatacgctgctgctggttttggttgcgctgctgctgctgaggatGGCGCTGCTCTTGATGGCGCTGCTGGATTTGGCGATAgtgttcctgttgctgccacggatgttgttgttgctgccgtttttgctgctgctccgtaCGAAGCTGCTCCTGTAGCTTTTCAAGATGCCTTGATGCAGGATTACGGATTTTAACACCACCAACACCACGGGCTACTTGGCTGTATGTCCTACTTTTTGTGTTTGGATTTGTATTCGGGTTTGATATCTGCTGAGACGCCTGCTGCCGTATTGGAGACTCCGGCtgacgttgctgctgctttggagGCTTTTGTTGCACCGTACCGTTGACTTGCATATTGTTCGgcagccgttgctgttgtacgTTTCGTTGTCGCTGTATGTTATCATCGttgcattgctgttgttgctgatttactacttgttgccgttgtgttgttgctgttgtgctgttgctgtacGAGCATATTGACTGTAtttcgttgctgctgttgctgctttttttttgttgccggcCACGAATacgatttatgtttattaaactttGCGCATGTTTGAATACAGCGCATCCTTTGTAACTGGCAATGTGCCCCTCTCCACAGTTGGCGCATTTAGCAATTGTGTCCCTATCCTTGGCACACATTGTTGTTGGGTGCTCACCGGCACATTTAAGGCAGACAAATGGCCGACGGCAATAGTTTTTGCTGTGACCAAATGCCTGACACCTATGACACTGTACTGGGTCAGCACTTTTATGTTGTCTTTCCACAGCGACATGCTGATTACCTAATTCGtttaattacatatttttgtatgacCACCATCCACTCTTGGCTCAATCTCTATTTCAAATATGTTCAATGGCTTGCCACTAAATCGATGCTTCATGACGTTAACGTATCTGACAACATAACCCAATTCTCCCAATTGGGTACGCAACCAGTCGCATGGAGTCGAactgtgcaaatgttttaataaacCCTGTAGCCACGCTCACTTCTCgctggtgtgtgtgcataggtatattttctgtatttaATAAGCCCAATATGGCGTTATATGTGCTGAAATCTTTACATTGTACTCTCTCTAATCCCATCACCTGGGtacattttgttgtaaatttattgACGCCCTGTGCGTTATTAATTTCTCCATTAGTGGCTGAATTTCTTTTACATTGGGCACAAAAAGTGTTGGAATTTTAATACTTTGACCTAACTGCGGTTTGCGCTTCCTGAACTTCACTAGCTACCTGCTTGCCGCCTATTTGCTGCTCTGTTGCTTCATCATCCCGAAATAATTACCTCCGAATATCCATCACTACTGGTGTTGGCATCAATGTCCATGTTCATGTTGCCTTCCTCCCCACCGGGCATGGGCATTTTTggctaaattattttttggtcttgcaatattgtataatctaacaATAGGCTGCAAGTTagattgcattgcattttgcaaattattagGGCCAAGAGAGCTAGCAGCGCGCATTACTTTACGCTGCTGCTTCATTGGCATAGTCACTCTACACTTAGCGCCATTTATTTTTGCCGCCATTGTCACCTTAGCAGCATCACGCAAGCGACCacttgttgttcctgttgcacATTCACTTAGCGTTGGCGCCAATTTTTGCGCGTCACCTGTGTTGGTATTGGTTGCTATTGTCAGCGTAGGCGTTGACATTTGCAAAGATGGCGGAACATTGCCTTCTAGGTTAGCTATGACATTTGCGCTAGTGGTTGTTCTTGtacttgttgtagttgctgcccCTGTTGACTCAGGCAGAAATGGCGGATCATTTAGCGGCACTTCTGCCGCGAGAATTGgcgtctgttgctgttgttgcacttgctgGCAAGTAGAtcctgtagttgttgttgctgctcccaCCGCTCTTCTCTCAATTCCAACTATAGCATTTGTCCAGTTAGTGTCCTCATCGCTATCACAGAACATATGAGAAAGCGCCGTCTCAGAGAATGCTGAGGTAGCACTTTCGCAAGTTAAGATAGTCTCATCAGAAATATCACCCTGTATTTCACTTCTCTCTGTTGTGCGCTTCACATTTTCACCTGCACTTGTATTAGTGACGCCAGCGGCTGCCATATTTGCCGGCACATAACCAAGacgtttggcctcattatgcACACGATTTAATCCTCAGATTGCACCTGCACAATCCCAGGATCTCTATTTAGCCACTCCTCAGAGGGCTTTCCACTTTATTTGCATTGTGTTCCATATTTACTAGTTGATTCGATAGCgcatttccattttatatgcgacaataatatttttatatgccgAGTATGTTTTTGTGTGCCACATAAATTGCACTTGCACTGTACGAGCGCAATGTctttattgattttaatttctttttggtttggttttggtttaattgactttttatttatttattttattttattttatttatttttttttttttgttttaaatagatGAGTGCGTCCGAGCGCAATCAAGCCtttcggttttttttattaggttttttaagttttttaagttgatttttttaagtttttaagtttttaagtttttttagtTGAGTGCATCCGAGCACAATATATGTCAGCAGTGGAATGAAATTCCTCCGtgacttgttttatttcttttccaTTACTTTCACTTTAGCAACATATAAGAACATtatttggcaacattgtatccTAACTCTATAAACATGTTGTTAGACACATAGAATGTGTCTGTATTGAACTTACGtactaaatacaaataaatacttata is part of the Drosophila virilis strain 15010-1051.87 unplaced genomic scaffold, Dvir_AGI_RSII-ME tig00001995, whole genome shotgun sequence genome and encodes:
- the LOC138911683 gene encoding putative uncharacterized protein DDB_G0271606 is translated as MPMPGGEEGNMNMDIDANTSSDGYSEQRLPNNMQVNGTVQQKPPKQQQRQPESPIRQQASQQISNPNTNPNTKSRTYSQVARGVGGVKIRNPASRHLEKLQEQLRTEQQQKRQQQQHPWQQQEHYRQIQQRHQEQRHPQQQQRNQNQQQRIQNQQQRFPSQQTQQQQQQPTRIVQVPTHNEQSQQQQQHQTPQIDCPLMRALERNANIVEEMGKRLIIY